In Ruminococcaceae bacterium BL-4, one DNA window encodes the following:
- a CDS encoding protein of unknown function (Evidence 5 : Unknown function) produces the protein MSAVANFLMIQFKLGCVTTEQINSLVGKKITQTEADEIIKSNISN, from the coding sequence ATGAGTGCAGTCGCTAATTTTTTGATGATCCAGTTTAAGTTAGGATGCGTTACCACAGAGCAAATTAACTCTCTTGTCGGAAAAAAGATAACTCAAACAGAAGCCGACGAAATTATTAAAAGTAATATTTCTAATTGA
- a CDS encoding conserved membrane protein of unknown function (Evidence 4 : Unknown function but conserved in other organisms), with the protein MNMNDFLTWSILGTFAGAAAVTGLLTQLLKGAGTIAKMPTQILSYLIALVVLLISTAANAGFLQPWTVWALVPLNAVLVSTASNGAYQAIARVSSKSGT; encoded by the coding sequence ATGAACATGAATGATTTTTTAACCTGGAGTATTCTCGGCACCTTCGCGGGTGCTGCGGCAGTTACAGGACTTTTGACGCAGCTGCTTAAAGGCGCCGGTACCATTGCAAAGATGCCGACACAGATTTTAAGCTATCTGATTGCCTTAGTTGTGCTACTCATCAGCACGGCAGCTAATGCAGGATTCTTGCAGCCCTGGACAGTATGGGCATTGGTACCGCTCAATGCGGTATTGGTATCGACGGCCAGCAATGGTGCCTACCAGGCAATCGCACGAGTTTCCAGCAAATCCGGTACCTAA
- a CDS encoding protein of unknown function (Evidence 5 : Unknown function) translates to MAEHCSFFNGPTYSAADFAAYFASFFKNGVFAKPADGLKIRALHNDMRITVLPGVAFIDGYRYELDNSDGEFNLTVPTADGALDRIDIIVVRRDLINQNAKLTYIAGTPASSPTIPPLSRTSDIDDIKLCQIKVAKGAVKISDSNIEDFRFDNSVCGIVASAVTDVSTKELFAQYNTMYQDFQTKVNNAFSTWFANVQNTLSGDTAGNLLQKINAINESKGHANGIAGLNKDGTVPPEQGGTGEKSLSDTRNAMGLGSSGPVPVSSGGTGQNSLAASRSVMGLGNTTGPLPIANGGHGCNNRVDGLHAMGINWGTSAAPATAAANSFYIQLL, encoded by the coding sequence ATGGCAGAACATTGCAGTTTCTTTAATGGGCCCACTTATTCTGCAGCAGATTTCGCTGCATATTTTGCATCATTTTTTAAAAACGGAGTTTTTGCAAAGCCAGCAGATGGACTTAAAATCAGGGCGCTCCATAACGATATGCGGATAACCGTATTACCTGGCGTCGCTTTTATCGACGGGTACCGATATGAGCTCGACAACAGTGACGGAGAATTTAACCTTACCGTTCCGACGGCTGACGGGGCACTTGACCGAATCGACATTATCGTTGTACGGCGCGACCTTATTAACCAAAACGCAAAACTCACTTATATAGCCGGCACTCCTGCAAGTAGTCCAACGATTCCTCCCCTTAGTCGGACATCTGATATCGACGATATTAAGCTGTGCCAAATCAAAGTTGCCAAAGGTGCAGTAAAAATATCTGATTCAAATATTGAAGACTTCAGATTTGACAATAGTGTGTGTGGAATTGTAGCATCAGCAGTCACTGATGTCTCTACCAAAGAATTGTTTGCGCAATACAATACGATGTATCAGGACTTTCAGACCAAGGTTAACAATGCATTTAGTACCTGGTTTGCAAACGTCCAAAACACATTATCCGGAGACACGGCGGGAAATCTGCTCCAAAAAATTAATGCAATCAATGAGTCAAAAGGTCATGCAAACGGTATCGCCGGACTGAACAAAGATGGAACCGTTCCCCCAGAGCAGGGCGGCACCGGAGAAAAATCCTTATCTGACACCCGTAATGCTATGGGATTAGGATCATCCGGTCCCGTACCGGTATCCAGCGGAGGCACCGGACAGAATTCACTTGCCGCCAGCCGTAGTGTGATGGGTCTTGGAAATACGACCGGTCCGCTGCCAATTGCCAATGGCGGTCACGGATGTAATAACCGTGTAGATGGTCTGCATGCAATGGGAATTAACTGGGGCACCTCGGCAGCACCTGCTACTGCAGCCGCCAACAGCTTTTATATTCAACTGTTATGA
- a CDS encoding conserved protein of unknown function (Evidence 4 : Unknown function but conserved in other organisms) — protein sequence MPTEIIVALIAFLGTAVGSWSGIRISNKLVDYRLCQLEEKVAKHNQVVERTYRLEEQMKVANHRISDLEVKEEHYEHE from the coding sequence ATGCCAACAGAAATCATTGTTGCGCTGATTGCCTTCTTAGGGACAGCGGTCGGCAGCTGGAGTGGAATCCGCATTTCCAATAAATTAGTGGATTATCGTCTCTGCCAGCTAGAAGAAAAAGTTGCAAAGCATAATCAAGTTGTAGAGCGCACCTACAGACTAGAAGAACAGATGAAAGTTGCAAATCACCGAATCAGTGATTTGGAAGTTAAGGAGGAACATTATGAACATGAATGA
- a CDS encoding protein of unknown function (Evidence 5 : Unknown function), which translates to MKILDQQGNEILNPDLEKGHLESDKLTIHHDAVAAVAEQSHIEVIKEYSNGGKDVEKVVDVPAVVGHDAYDEYEDIERYIPYTAEELTAIEKQKNTPTLESRVAALEEMQLAQIMGGDEA; encoded by the coding sequence ATGAAAATTTTGGATCAGCAGGGCAACGAAATCTTGAATCCGGATTTGGAAAAAGGTCATTTGGAGTCGGACAAACTGACAATCCATCATGACGCGGTGGCAGCTGTTGCAGAGCAGTCGCACATTGAAGTTATAAAAGAGTATTCAAATGGCGGGAAAGACGTCGAAAAGGTGGTTGATGTTCCGGCAGTAGTCGGTCATGACGCCTACGATGAGTACGAAGATATTGAGCGGTATATTCCCTACACGGCAGAAGAACTTACCGCAATCGAAAAGCAGAAAAACACTCCGACACTTGAAAGCCGGGTGGCCGCATTGGAGGAGATGCAGCTCGCCCAAATTATGGGAGGGGACGAAGCATGA
- a CDS encoding protein of unknown function (Evidence 5 : Unknown function) — protein sequence MAEWYGGNSDYSYYWGSSTTQAYLSASVEIISEYTARVHVHASTTCINGGMSEYGVHTQCGVENYSADGEGIYNGNGNWVGQVEGSWDFSRSDSDYDVTVFGKYWGDTVNGYGPAGNNGEVDGTLTIPARPYYAAGAPSAKVSKTQVPIGMAITLSWAKSSTQGNANFDHFEVTDGLGVRLYVGSGTSIQTVPSKILDQYGKDNYYNRISVSNKKKGWVYYAVWEVHEWYGSYPSSPVCWVGVEVKSGVITMYDSSGKKHVGLVTAYDANGKPHYVLISAYDLSGKKHDTQ from the coding sequence ATGGCTGAATGGTATGGCGGCAATAGCGACTACAGTTATTACTGGGGCTCTAGCACCACCCAAGCATACTTATCCGCATCTGTCGAAATTATCAGCGAATATACGGCACGTGTCCATGTACACGCATCCACGACCTGTATCAATGGTGGAATGAGTGAATACGGTGTTCACACACAGTGCGGCGTTGAAAATTACAGCGCAGACGGAGAAGGAATTTACAACGGAAACGGGAACTGGGTCGGGCAAGTAGAAGGTTCCTGGGACTTTAGCCGGAGTGACAGTGATTACGACGTCACCGTATTCGGAAAATACTGGGGCGATACGGTCAATGGATACGGTCCTGCAGGCAACAACGGCGAGGTTGATGGAACTCTTACCATTCCCGCGCGGCCTTATTACGCAGCCGGCGCTCCGTCCGCTAAAGTATCTAAGACGCAAGTACCGATCGGAATGGCGATCACGTTATCGTGGGCAAAGTCCAGTACACAGGGCAACGCAAATTTCGACCATTTCGAAGTTACTGACGGACTCGGCGTGCGGCTGTATGTCGGATCCGGAACAAGTATTCAGACGGTACCGAGCAAAATACTTGATCAGTACGGCAAAGACAATTACTACAATCGGATATCAGTTTCCAATAAGAAAAAAGGCTGGGTCTATTATGCAGTCTGGGAAGTTCACGAGTGGTACGGATCTTATCCGTCCTCCCCCGTTTGCTGGGTTGGCGTGGAAGTTAAATCCGGTGTGATCACGATGTACGATTCCAGCGGCAAAAAGCACGTTGGGCTCGTGACTGCCTATGATGCAAATGGAAAGCCCCATTATGTTTTGATATCGGCTTACGATTTGAGCGGAAAAAAGCATGATACACAATAA
- a CDS encoding N-acetylmuramoyl-L-alanine amidase — MDIVQMLCPPEKYGIKCPCPMAPTRVVIHNTYNDASARSEIAYMIGNNNECSFHYAVDDREIVQGIPENRNAWHAGDGNGPGNRQGIAIEICYSLSGGERFDAAERNGAQLAAILLNKYGWGIDRLTKHQDYMDKYCPHRTLDRGWGRFVQMVQSYMSGDTPSDIVSAAISPADNTSKVSAAYRVRTAENGWLSEVWDNNDFAGVRGHKITDIAIGVTQGAIRYRVHVCGGDWLPYVTGYDINDDNNGYAGNGQEIDAVEAYYYSPAGMHPLRCAHYKVSPNLQSWYEEQIDDNTDNGMDGFSGKYGNTIDRFQMTVA, encoded by the coding sequence ATGGATATTGTACAAATGCTTTGCCCGCCTGAAAAATACGGAATCAAGTGCCCCTGCCCTATGGCTCCGACCCGCGTCGTCATTCACAATACATATAACGATGCCTCTGCACGCTCTGAAATCGCTTACATGATTGGCAACAACAACGAGTGTTCTTTCCATTATGCGGTCGACGATCGGGAAATTGTCCAGGGAATTCCGGAGAACCGGAACGCCTGGCATGCAGGCGACGGAAACGGCCCCGGAAACCGCCAGGGAATCGCAATTGAAATCTGCTACAGTTTATCCGGCGGTGAACGTTTTGACGCGGCAGAGCGCAACGGTGCGCAGTTAGCGGCTATACTGCTCAATAAGTACGGCTGGGGCATTGATCGGCTCACGAAGCACCAGGATTACATGGACAAGTATTGCCCGCACAGAACACTTGACCGAGGCTGGGGACGCTTTGTCCAGATGGTGCAGTCCTACATGTCTGGTGACACCCCGTCTGATATTGTCAGCGCTGCCATCTCCCCCGCTGATAATACCAGCAAGGTTAGTGCGGCCTATCGAGTGCGCACAGCTGAAAACGGTTGGCTCAGCGAAGTTTGGGATAACAACGACTTCGCCGGCGTGCGAGGCCATAAGATCACCGATATTGCAATCGGTGTCACGCAGGGAGCTATTCGGTACCGTGTCCATGTATGCGGCGGTGACTGGCTGCCTTACGTCACCGGATACGATATCAACGATGACAACAACGGCTATGCCGGCAACGGTCAGGAAATCGATGCGGTCGAGGCATATTATTACTCCCCTGCAGGTATGCACCCACTTCGCTGCGCCCATTACAAAGTCAGTCCGAACCTCCAATCCTGGTATGAAGAGCAGATCGACGATAATACCGATAACGGTATGGACGGCTTTTCCGGGAAGTACGGCAATACAATCGATCGTTTCCAGATGACGGTCGCGTAA